The genomic window GACGGGAATTTTTGCTTTTGTGCTGGGAGTTAATGTTTCACCGGGCGGGGAGATAACGGCCGACGAAGCCCGggcgcccccgcgccccggccgggtgcacccacacacgcaccCGCTGCGCCCGCTCCCAGCCAGCCGCGGGGGGCCGATGCCACCCCCTGCCCCGCTCGTCACCCGCGGCCGGACGGCGCTGGGACGCCCGCAgcgtgtcccccccctccccgatccGGCATGGCCCCCCATATCCCGGGGCGCCCGTGGCTCACCTGGGGGGGGGCCGCGCGGTGCCGATGGCCGAGGCCGGCTGGGGGGACACGCTGGGgatcagccccccccccaaccggtccccgtccccgcgctGCGGCTGCACCGTCTGCTGCACCCGaaccggggttggggggggggcaagggtCACCCGGGCGTTGCTCAACCCCGGCCCCGGGAGGGGCTGCGCGGGGAGGGCCTTAAAgggcgaggggggggccgggagccccgcgagggggccggcgcggagccaCCGCTCAAGCCGCGGGCAGGAGGCGAAAACCTTTTATTCCCGACGCCGGGACAGGTCCttgccgccggggcgggggccgcaggggaggcggcggggggctgcgagcCCCCGGCACCAGCcaaggggccggggcggccgcgcggctCAGGCCCGGGGTCTGGGGGCGCGTGGGCCgtccccggccggcggcgcgatCCCGCGGCTCAGGGCGGCGAGCGAACCCCgcgggggcaggagccggggggccggggaccccCGTCGCGGGCCAGGGGCCGagcgcccggcggcagcggggtggcggcggcgggggtccgGCCCGTTATCTCTTGCTGCTCCGCCGCGTCTCTTTTCCGTTGCTgacggggccggcggcggagccggcgccggggcccAGGTGGCCGGGCTGGCTGCGGGTGATGCGGCCGctgggggggtgcgcgggggcgctgggggggtgcgcggggcccCCCGTGCTCAGCCCGTTCCCGTTCTGGCTGTCGGGGGCTGAAAGCGGAGCGAAAGGCGAAGAGAAACGTGAAGGAGCCGGTACCGCCGGGGCGGTggcggtggccgggggggggggacgggacgacggcgccccccctccccggtgccGGCGTCCTGCCTACCTGGGGACGCCGCGGAGGGGCCCTGGCTGGTCTGCGAGGCGGCTGGGCTCCCGCTCTCGTTCGGGGCCTGCGGAGGAGACGGAGACGCCCCATGTGCCAaggagccgggggccggcggtgggccggggggggggagccctccccgccccgggacccccccccccccctccccgcggggccgcccccgtcAGACTCACGCCTTTGCTCTGCGACTGCTGGGCCACGTACTCGGGGTTGGGCTCGCTGAAGTTGGGCACCTCGGAGTAAACCATGCAGAACCTGGGCGGCGAGAgagacggggtggggggagacgcGCCGGGGGCCTCCCCggcggggaaaccgaggcaccgGCGGGGCACGGAGGTGGCGGCGCGCCGCCGCGGACCCCAgcccgcctccccgctccctccctcctgccgccGCGCTCCTCACTCGCCGATCTTCTGCAGGTCGCCTCCGCGCCCCGTGTAGAGCGTCAGGCAGCCCTTGAAGACGGACGCGTACCTGGATGGAGAAGACCACGGGGCCTTGAGGGGCGCTGGACGGGGCGCGggacggggcggtgggggggggtccccaccgGTGGGAAGGGGGTCCCCCTCCTGCCTACCCTTTGGTGAGGCGGATGAT from Struthio camelus isolate bStrCam1 chromosome 28, bStrCam1.hap1, whole genome shotgun sequence includes these protein-coding regions:
- the NABP2 gene encoding SOSS complex subunit B1 — translated: MSAETFVKDIKPGLKNLNLIFIVLETGRVTKTKDGHEVRTCKVADKTGSINISVWDDVGNLIQPGDIIRLTKGYASVFKGCLTLYTGRGGDLQKIGEFCMVYSEVPNFSEPNPEYVAQQSQSKGAPNESGSPAASQTSQGPSAASPAPDSQNGNGLSTGGPAHPPSAPAHPPSGRITRSQPGHLGPGAGSAAGPVSNGKETRRSSKR